One genomic region from Vanacampus margaritifer isolate UIUO_Vmar chromosome 2, RoL_Vmar_1.0, whole genome shotgun sequence encodes:
- the mrpl37 gene encoding large ribosomal subunit protein mL37 has product MSMFPETTCVGAAALRFSKSVYNRDLSWFSAYGGRSRLQARHFSGSRVSARKASNVGKRPIEDVHIPGLEKITYAEKMHFVPGLAKPVLPQWKRELKDPNQYRSPPRHEMPLYQETPCYVFNQRTSILEGVRQALWLTKSMAISGLPPQLLSLAESPANQLPNQENRVQNAIKHARFWATTEEQTEKYRSTLLFNLLHLCATLQSSHPLIGRRMLSEKYSLVTSWKRGNNLLQIRGQNGLLYRSVDPLPRLSGKQQVLETADHILETFYPVSPMVDLQKVNVYKEEVNCTGFRGQQYYPHAHTLYFVAGEESHCKLRPEQLRAKMIMFLFGNALARAHMLYGAKTNSVLDHPITIQAVGTNGRLFQFIVFQLNTTDLSGNDGIKNQVWLVEDAELYDSANLKPVMYRKEVKVPAGLVGYKPETFSKFLALYLHGAVEH; this is encoded by the exons ATGTCAATGTTTCCAGAGACGACTTGTGTTGGGGCAGCGGCTTTGCGTTTTTCGAAATCTGTATACAACAGAGACTTGAGCTGGTTCTCTGCATATGGAGGCAGAAGCCGATTACAGGCCAGACATTTCTCTGGCAGCCGGGTTTCTGCGAGGAAGGCTTCGAATGTAGGAAAGCGGCCCATAGAAGATGTGCATATCCCAGGACTAGAAAAGATCACTTATGCGGAAAAGATGCACTTTGTCCCGGGGCTAGCTAAACCTGTTCTCCCACAGTGGAAAAGGGAATTAAAGGATCCCAATCAATACAGGTCTCCCCCGAGACATGAGATGCCGTTGTATCAAGAGACGCCGTGTTATGTCTTCAACCAGAGGACCAGCATATTGGAAG GTGTTCGACAGGCCCTTTGGTTAACCAAAAGCATGGCAATCTCTGGTTTGCCACCTCAGCTTCTATCTCTGGCGGAGAGTCCCGCCAATCAGTTACCAAATCAGGAAAACCGTGTTCAGAATGCCATCAAACATGCTCGCTTCTGGGCCACAACAGAGGAGCAAACAGAAAAATacag GAGCACACTCCTCTTCAACCTGCTCCATCTTTGTGCCACGCTTCAGTCCAGCCATCCGTTGATTGGAAGGAGAATGCTATCTGAGAAATACTCATTGGTAACTTCATGGAAAAGAG GCAATAACTTGTTACAGATTCGGGGTCAAAATGGCTTATTATATAGGAGCGTGGATCCTCTCCCGAGGCTTTCTGGGAAACAGCAAGTGTTAGAAACAGCAGATCATATTCTTGAAACATTTTATCCTGTGTCTCCTATGGTGGACCTGCAGAAAGTTAATGTGTATAAGGAGGAGGTGAACTGCACAG GTTTTAGAGGGCAGCAATATTACCCTCATGCCCACACACTTTACTTTGTGGCGGGAGAGGAGAGTCACTGCAAACTTCGCCCAGAGCAGCTCAGAGCCAAGATGATCATGTTCCTTTTCGGAAACGCTCTGGCACGTGCACATATGCTCTATGGg GCCAAGACAAACAGTGTCTTGGATCATCCTATCACGATACAGGCAGTCGGGACCAACGGCAGACTTTTCcagttcattgtttttcaactCAACACCACGGATCTTAGTGGAAACGATGGCATCAAAAACCAG GTGTGGTTGGTTGAAGACGCTGAGCTCTACGATTCTGCAAACCTCAAACCAGTCATGTACCGGAAGGAAGTGAAG GTACCAGCTGGTCTTGTAGGATACAAGCCAGAGACATTCAGCAAATTCCTAGCCCTATACCTTCACGGCGCTGTGGAGCACTAA